The DNA sequence TCTCGGCGGTGGCGTGCGTGTCCTGGAAGCCGCCGGGCCCGGTGGCCGCGTTGGCCCCGCCCGAGTTGAGGACGACGGCCTTGAGCCGCTGCTGCTTGAGCACCTCCTGCGACCACAGCACCGGCGCGGCCTTGATGACGTTGCGGGTGAACACGCCGGCCGCGACGTCCAGCGGGCCGTCGTTGACGACCAGCGTGAGGTCGAGCGCGCCGGAAGCCTTGATCCCGGCGGCGACGCCGGCGGCGCGGAAGCCCTGGGGGCCGGTGACGGTCACGGTGCCACTCCTACGGTGGGAAGCCCGGTGGTTTCCGGGAGGCCGAGGGCCAGGTTCATCGACTGGACGGCACCGCCGGCGGTGCCCTTGGTCAGGTTGTCGATCGCGGCGACGACGACCAGGCGCCGGGCGCCGGTGTCGACCGCGACCTGCAGCTGGACGTTGTTCGAGCCGAGCGTCGACGCGGTCGCCGGCCAGGCGCCGGCGGGCAGCAGCTGGACGAACGGCTCCGCGTCGTAGGCCTTCTCGTAGGCCTCGCGGACGGCGGCCTCGTCGACGTCGCCCTTCAGCGGAGCGCTCGCCGTGGTGAGGATGCCGCGGGGCATCGGCGCGAGGACCGGGGTGAAGGACACGGTGACCTTCTCCCCCGCGACGGCCGAGAGGTTCTGCGCGAACTCGGGGGTGTGGCGGTGGGCGCCGCCGACGCCGTACGCGCTCGCCGAGCCCATCACTTCGGAGCCGAGCAGGTTCGGCTTGAGGCTCTTGCCCGCGCCGGAGGTGCCGGTGACCGCGACGACCGTGACGTCCGGCTCGATCAGCCCGGCGGTGAACGCGGGCGCCAGGGCCAGCGAGCCGCCGGTCGGGAAGCAGCCGGGCACGGCGACGCGCTTGGTGCCGACGAGCTTCTCGCGGGCGCCGGGGAGTTCGGGCAGGCCGTAGGGCCACTGCCCGGCGTGGTCGCCGCCGTACCAGCGCTGCCAGTCGGCGGCGTCGGCGAGGCGGTGGTCGGCGCCGAGGTCGACGACCAGGACGTCCGGGCCGAGCTGCGCCGCGATCTCGGCGGAGTGCCCGTGGGGCAGCGCCAGGAAGACGACGTCGTGGCCGGCGAGGGTCTCCGGTGTCGTATCGGC is a window from the Amycolatopsis sp. cg9 genome containing:
- the argC gene encoding N-acetyl-gamma-glutamyl-phosphate reductase, yielding MTVNIAVAGASGYAGGELLRLLLTHPEVEIGTLTAASSAGTRLGGHQPHLVPLADRVLADTTPETLAGHDVVFLALPHGHSAEIAAQLGPDVLVVDLGADHRLADAADWQRWYGGDHAGQWPYGLPELPGAREKLVGTKRVAVPGCFPTGGSLALAPAFTAGLIEPDVTVVAVTGTSGAGKSLKPNLLGSEVMGSASAYGVGGAHRHTPEFAQNLSAVAGEKVTVSFTPVLAPMPRGILTTASAPLKGDVDEAAVREAYEKAYDAEPFVQLLPAGAWPATASTLGSNNVQLQVAVDTGARRLVVVAAIDNLTKGTAGGAVQSMNLALGLPETTGLPTVGVAP